In the Rhea pennata isolate bPtePen1 chromosome 4, bPtePen1.pri, whole genome shotgun sequence genome, CTTGCTACATAAATTGATGTTTATTGCATTTGATTTGAAATGGTTTATacaaagaatgcaaaattaCCCTTGGATAAGCAGGCTCCCTCATAAAGCTTTTGTGCAGATAAAGACACACAAACTTTATAACCATATTTCTAAACAACTTCCCGTCcttagtttaaatatttaaatgaaagattttgttaACGATGCTGATTAAAATGTGTAGACAGTTCATGCCCAcaactacaaaaataatttcacagcAAGCAATAGAATTACCAGTAGTTCGGCTCTCTACTGTAGAGATACAGAAAGATAACAAGAGGtaaatgcaaggaaaataaGCCATTAGCCGTTCAGCTGCATATTCAGTATTCAGTGTCCCCACTTAAGATTTTAGAGCTAATTTCAAATTGAACCAAAAtatctgctgctgctcttcctcacCAGCAGGCCACTCCAGGTAGGTCTTTGTGTTCATTATCTTCCGCAGTTTGCAGAACCTTTTGGGAATCGCTTTGCTCTGGATGGGCTCCAGGAGGATGAGAATCGCCGCATCGTTGTTCTCATCAAAGAGGCGGAAGTGCGTGAAGTCCAGCTCGTATTTGCACCACTCACTCTGCACAAAGTGCTCCGACAGCACAAACAGCGTTTTGTGGCTTTTCTCTATGGAGTCGATGATGTTGTCCACAATCCACTTCCCAGGCACAAAGTCCCGTTTATGGAGGCACAGTCGAAAGGGGGGACAGgcctgctccagctcctgcacCATGATGTTTTCTACCCAGTCAGAGTCATTCTCACTGTAGGAGACAAAAGCATCGTAGCAGATATCCTTTGGGGGGCCTTGCTTGGGTTTCCGCTTGGCTCGAAGCCATGCCCAGGTCATTCTGAGGTACCAGATGGCGTGATACTTGTACCCAACGACCACGAGGACGAGGATGGCCAGGAACACCAGAGCACAGATTAACGACACCGTGAGGGATCTGTGACACTCCATCAGTGAGGGATGCACTGCTCCAACCTGCTCCCCTCTCACCGCCAAGGGAGAATCACAGATGTAGTTTTCCGGCCACCCCACTAAGATTTGGGCTATTCCAGCCTGATGGTGAATGAAGGAGAGGAATTCACAGGAGCAGATAAAGTTATTGTCACTGGCATCCAGCATCTCCATTTTCTTAAAGGACTCAAACTCTTCCTTGGAGAAACTGTTGAGTTTGTTTCTTCTGATTGTCATGGCCACCAAGTTAGGAATGGGTGCAGCATCAGGCAGGGTCTTCAGTTGGTTTTTTGCGATGTACAGCTCTTTGAGAAAAGGGAGCTGCAGAACAAACTCTTTCAGATTATTAGTGCTGACATCCAAAACTTCAAGAGTCAAAGGAATGCAGGTTGTTAATTTAGGAATTTGAGTGCTGGAGAGATTTAAATGTTTCAGGTTTTCCGGCCATTGACACATGTCTGGAATCTcaccaaaattattttgactaATATCCAAGAGAATTAGATTTCTCAGGTGAGATAAACTTTTGCCTGTCATTTTTAAGTCACTCAGTGAATTCTGACTTAAATTTAGAATTTGCAGTATGGGCCAACCACCCTGACAGGCTGAATGCTCCAAACTCTGATCTCCAAGCAAATTCCCACTAAGGTCAAGATACTCTAATGACAAAAGATGTTGAGAAAGTTTGCATGGTACCAAAAAGACCTTGGTATCTTCGACTGTGATTTTGGTAAGATGAGATATTAGATCTACAACAGCCTTAagatctgaaaacaaataaaattcttctatAGATAATTTCTCTATTGTTACAACTTGAAGAGAACGTGATTGGTTTACATGAATTTGTGTACTCCAATGACCAGTTCCCAAGAGTCTACAATCTTTCACCTCTACTTCCATTAATTCTGACATATCTTCTACAATGCTGATCATCTCAGGTACAGTTGCATCTGTAAACAAAACctgtttgaaagaaattttctttgcaaaagaagACGACATGAGTCTCAATTGTTGCATTTCAGCAGGTATACTGAATGCTATTTTTCTCACTTCTAACCATACAACAGAGTGCAGAAGATCCCCTACAATCACTGAGAACACATCCACACTTTTTAGGTTGATGATCATGTGATGTATCTTCCTGACCAGTTTCAAACTTCCTGGCTCGTACCGACTGAGATTGCTGCCATCAATCCACAGCTCGGTGAGAAGCGTAATGCCCTCAAAGTTTCCTTGCCTTATTGTGGAGAACTGTGGATTGCCCAGGTAGAGAGAGCTCAGGTTTCTCAGGTTAGAAAAGCAAGAGCTTTCCCCCAGGTCGCTGTAGGAATTTCCTTGAATGTTGAGGTGCTGGAGTGAAAAAAGATGACCAAACCATGCAGGAGACAAATGAGCCAAGCTGTTATTTGATAAGTCCAAGAGCTCCAGTTTTGCAAGGGAGCGAAATGAATCCTCCTCTATCGAGCTAATTTCAttggacagcagcagcaggactctCAGGTTCACAGCCTGCTGCAGATCATGTGCCCAGATGTGCTTTATCCTGTTGTGGGCCAGGTTTAACCCTGTGATTTTACCTGTGAGCCCCGAGGGAATGAAGTTCAGACCCTTGGAAGAACAGTTGCAAAACTGAGTGGCATCACATGAAGGACACGCTTGCTTCAAAGCTTGCTCTTCAGAGAGGTTTGCCATTAAGATGATGTAGATGGCCAACACTCGCCCAGTATGTGTCATCATTATTTTGCCtaaaatttgaaatacagttggagttatattttaaatataactaaAACATAATCCTTAGAAATCTGTCATATTGAAGGTACTATgaaaatatgtgtttttaaagctgttcagagaagaacaaaaaagacaTATTGTACAGAAATATTCCAGCATCACTTGCCAGGTACAAAATCTATTaagtttgtttggttttttttttttttttcctaactttagAATGAGGAATATCAATTTAACTACCAAATTCACAGATCTTTCACAGATGCAGATGAATATCTGATTAATCATAGCACTATTACTGATTTGGTTCTTTGCCTGTTTAAAACATAGCCATCTCCCAGGAATCATATACaccctccttctccctcctcctccccatcctaggtcattttccttttgtaggtaggttttattttgtatgttcaTTCTTTACTATAGGAGGTCTCCTGTATGCATTCCGAATCATGGTCACATCAATAGCTGTCAGTGTCTTCTGGGAAAAAGTAACTTTCATATTTAATACTCACTTAAAGCATGCCTCTGCATCTCAACTCTGACAACAGGGAGGAAAAGACTGCATATATTTCAGTcccttttctcagtttttctgccTTTGGCTCTTCTGTCTGTAAATGTGCAAGGATCAGGAAGATAAATATTTGTCTGGATGTCTGTGTAGGCCATCATTACTACACTGTGAGTGGTAACTAGGGCAGTCCAATATTGCTAATGAAACTTAAGCCAGTAAAAATGACCATTGTAATCTACTGATTCTTAACTCTTCCTTTGTACTGCCACAGCCTCTTCATGTGCTAGGGGATTTCTCTGTTTTGGGTCTCTGTGGCAGTGAATGGTCCAGGCCCCAccatgagagagagagacaggggCTTTTGGAGCCTCCTGTGGATCAGCAGGCTGGACTGGAGCACCTTCTTCCAGCCCTGCAATCTGTTCCTCATCTTCTGGACTGTAATGAGTCAAGAGCATCCACACAGTCGTAGATCCTCTGTCTCACTTCTCTTTCTGCACATATTCGTGGCTTTCATTATTCTCATTTGCCATGGCTTTTTGTATTACATAGCTTGCCATGGTATCCAGTCCTTCCCCCTCTCAACAAAGTGACACTAATTCTACAGTCCCTCTGAGGAGTCggaaaaaacaattctttaaGCCTGAGAggactgttttcctttcaaaacctTGTTACATACTGAATTGTaactctttttcatttatatatggCTTTGTTGGCAAGGATCAAAGAGCACTTGTAAAGTATGAGATAACCTTCTCCAGTGTATCATAAGACGAGTGGGAGGTATTTCATTGAAGGTGAAAAGTGTGAACCAGTCCTAAAGAGGCCAATGAAAAAATTCCCAAAGATCATCATGGGCTCTGTATCTGGTTAGTTTGTTTAGACTGGCTCATTGAGGAGCACTTTCTCCTTCAGTCATCCTACTGAAACTCAGAGCAGGAAATCTACTGTACTTTGAGTTCATATCCTGATTTGTTTTACAACAGTTGACCTATGCAGACAAG is a window encoding:
- the TLR2 gene encoding toll-like receptor 2; amino-acid sequence: MQRHALSKIMMTHTGRVLAIYIILMANLSEEQALKQACPSCDATQFCNCSSKGLNFIPSGLTGKITGLNLAHNRIKHIWAHDLQQAVNLRVLLLLSNEISSIEEDSFRSLAKLELLDLSNNSLAHLSPAWFGHLFSLQHLNIQGNSYSDLGESSCFSNLRNLSSLYLGNPQFSTIRQGNFEGITLLTELWIDGSNLSRYEPGSLKLVRKIHHMIINLKSVDVFSVIVGDLLHSVVWLEVRKIAFSIPAEMQQLRLMSSSFAKKISFKQVLFTDATVPEMISIVEDMSELMEVEVKDCRLLGTGHWSTQIHVNQSRSLQVVTIEKLSIEEFYLFSDLKAVVDLISHLTKITVEDTKVFLVPCKLSQHLLSLEYLDLSGNLLGDQSLEHSACQGGWPILQILNLSQNSLSDLKMTGKSLSHLRNLILLDISQNNFGEIPDMCQWPENLKHLNLSSTQIPKLTTCIPLTLEVLDVSTNNLKEFVLQLPFLKELYIAKNQLKTLPDAAPIPNLVAMTIRRNKLNSFSKEEFESFKKMEMLDASDNNFICSCEFLSFIHHQAGIAQILVGWPENYICDSPLAVRGEQVGAVHPSLMECHRSLTVSLICALVFLAILVLVVVGYKYHAIWYLRMTWAWLRAKRKPKQGPPKDICYDAFVSYSENDSDWVENIMVQELEQACPPFRLCLHKRDFVPGKWIVDNIIDSIEKSHKTLFVLSEHFVQSEWCKYELDFTHFRLFDENNDAAILILLEPIQSKAIPKRFCKLRKIMNTKTYLEWPAGEEEQQQIFWFNLKLALKS